From Strongyloides ratti genome assembly S_ratti_ED321, scaffold srae_scaffold0000001, one genomic window encodes:
- a CDS encoding LIM/homeobox protein Awh codes for MDRPSKLYKCNDEYIQNHMYIERLKNFGLGYFDKTFYYDSYPSSPFIQTSTSVSSPNSTCDSNSNSSNHQNQNGPSICAGCSGILKEKFIYSMNNQFWHSQCLRCETCSIILEQNPSCYMKDKKIYCKKCYDSKFYAKCSSCKRAIQSSDWVRKAQENVYHLACFSCDQCKRQLSTGEEFGLQNDKLLCKQHYMELFDGDGSSNKTKTKRVRTTFADEQISVLQAHFQLDSNPDGADLEKIANMTGLSKRVTQVWFQNSRARQKKYQGHKKGGNGTINCNTTNGELNTSPGLKRPDSLISHTLSTTSGRSSPRSVSSPKTYRDEVMECNNNGQDASFSNQNMSLNTVNSMDDRNNLISTSFNMDCD; via the exons atgGATAGACCATCTAAACtatataaatgtaatgatgaatatatacaaaatcaTATGTATATTGAgagattaaaaaattttggtcttggttattttgataaaacattttattatgattCATATCCTTCATCTCCTTTTATTCAGACATCTACATCTGTATCATCTCCAAATTCAACCTGTGATTCAAATTCAAACTCATCAAATCATCAAAATCAAAATGGACCAAGTATTTGTGCTGGTTGCAGTggaattttaaaagaaaagtttATCTATTCTATGAATAATCAATTTTGGCATTCACAATGTTTACGTTGCGAAACGTGTTCTATTATATTAGAACAAAACCCCTCTTGTTATatgaaagataaaaaaatttattgtaaaaaatgttatgatAG taaattttatGCTAAATGTTCTTCATGTAAAAGAGCAATTCAATCATCAGATTGGGTAAGAAAGGCACAAGAAAATGTTTATCATCTTGCATGTTTTTCCTGTGATCAATGTAAAAGACAATTATCAACAGGTGAAGAATTTGGATtacaaaatgataaattattatgtaaGCAACATTATATGGAACTGTTTGATGGTGATGGAAGCAGTAATAAAACTAAAACTAAAAGAGTTAGAACAACATTTGCAGATGAACAAATAAGTGTATTGCAAGCTCATTTTCAACTTGATTCAAATCCTGATGGAGcagatttagaaaaaattgcAAATATGACAGGATTGTCAAAAAGAGTAACACAAGTTTGGTTTCAg AATTCCCGTGCACGTCAAAAGAAATATCAAGGTCATAAGAAGGGAGGTAATGGAACTATCAATTGCAATACTACAAACGGAGAACTTAACACAAGTCCTGGTCTTAAAAGGCCCGATTCTTTAATAAGTCATACATTAAGTACTACAAGTGGAAGAAGTTCTCCACGTTCTGTATCTTCTCCAAAAACATATCGCGATGAAGTAATGGAATGTAACAATAACGGACAGGATGCTTCATTTTCTAATCAAAACATGTCATTAAACACTGTTAATAGCATGGATGATCGAAATAACTTGATCTCAACAAGTTTTAATATGGATTGTGATTAA
- a CDS encoding DNA replication complex GINS protein SLD5, protein MNNKENTVNVDECELSFQDTEDAEQMTCTEIVQEMVKIWHNQYLAPDLLIHRFEIVDAMLEVANQEKEKIDEIYLLYEKKPKPVQFAFRKMEILRIQYMVKSYINKRLRLIEENPLHYLNIDTKLRTEGREELMDYRERNHCKKFVELYDNHLHEEVLSKLEGFFSSKPIASKEQSCARVIAKVVDDSVKHFEIPDYSSPGASLFYDVELESIHAIPWSVVSDFVNSGKVDLM, encoded by the exons ATGAATAATAAGGAAAATACAGTTAATGTTGATGAATGTGAATTGAGTTTCCAGGATACTGAAGATGCTGAACAGATGACTTGTACAGAG ATCGTACAAGAAATGGTTAAAATATGGCATAATCAATATTTAGCACCGGATCTTTTAATTCATCGTTTTGAAATTGTCGATGCTATGCTTGAAGTTGCAAAtcaagaaaaagaaaaaattgatgaaatttatttattatacgAAAAAAAACCAAAACCTGTTCAGTTTGCTTTTAGAAAAATGGAAATACTAAGAATTCAATATATGGTTAAATCATACATTAACAAAAGACTCAGACTTATTGAAGAAAATCctttacattatttaaatatagatACAAAATTAAGGACTGAAGGAAGAGAAGAATTAATGGATTATAGAGAACGTAATCATTGcaaaaaatttgttgaaTTATATGATAATCATTTACATGAAGAGGTTCTTTCAAAATTAGAGGGTTTTTTTTCGTCAAAACCTATTGCTTCTAAAGAACAATCATGTGCTAGAGTTATTGCTAAAGTGGTAGATGATTCTGTTAAACATTTTGAAATTCCTGATTATAGTTCACCTGGTGCtagtttattttatgatGTTGAATTGGAGAGCATTCATGCAATTCCTTGGAGTGTAGTTTCTGATTTTGTTAACTCGGGTAAAGTTGATCTTATGTAg
- a CDS encoding Kazal domain and Organic anion transporter polypeptide OATP family and Major facilitator superfamily domain, general substrate transporter-containing protein — MKWSTDSIGGSYMVSAIQSIERQFQIPSKLSGFLVSASDIGYVPTVIFISYFGSRGNRAKWIGAGTIVIALAHIWIAMPNFIFPVPKHKLNLTEIELQLKPSQKLLSSNVIIEDFLNYLPIKERLPEGMKNLILEKIKTETDNINDNNNNINDDDDDEEPSVYSVDKKLMDEIYFKFSTWLSGHTTDKSLLQSLQQYTSNRQTNTKDDISKLRKAATAPFAFCGKVVNNLRDVVYQFKCQNKDSNFGALSIMFFSLLALGIGRTMPWCLGIPLIDDNVKRKSMPVYFAGISFIRILGPICGFLIGSACNRIYYTFTSPPPGLTAKDPTWIGAWWLGFLIIGIVAIFPSLILFFFPNGKNSTFTEVAETDEEVNVKQKKPRELTLFDKHKVEKTISHDDKTTTERIKDFLGSYKEVLNSKVYLGSVAGRVCDILAFKGYMVFLPKYLENHYGIPQYQVHQYMAAFGVFGFALGTITGGFITRKFKLTGRQAAIMVFVISIINCSLFFGKAFLGCHSVVNSVGRNGMVTNFNYTKSCNADCGCESATIFPVCDSNGNAFYSPCHAGCRYVNVIDQKTYQLEFTQCECAQNDVVKKEYCKDDCKSMVILFFATVIAGAYVAGSGVVPGMLLLLRSVPPATRSISLGLQGFLVSLIGTLPSPILWGMIIDSTCLVWEKTCNNESKGSCTIYNPDQLRWRMHILYCIIRIISMTTDLYVIYHAGDMSIMDEEKSKDDKSYDDDEKQIHEMKDMTLNILPQQPLAE; from the exons ATGAAATGGTCGACAGATT CTATTGGTGGTTCTTATATGGTATCAGCTATACAATCAATTGAAAGACAATTTCAAATTCCATCAAAATTATCCGGGTTTCTTGTTTCAGCATCTGATATTGGTTATGTACCAacagttatttttatttcttattttggATCTCGTGGAAATAGAGCTAAATGGATTGGTGCTGGAACAATTGTTATTGCTTTAGCACATATTTGGATTGCTATgccaaattttatatttcctGTACCAaaacataaattaaatttaacagAAATTGAATTGCAATTAAAACCTAGTCAAAAATTACTTTCATCTAATGTTATAAtagaagattttttaaattatttacctATTAAAGAAAGATTACCTGAAggaatgaaaaatttaatattagaaaaaattaaaactg AAAcagataatattaatgataataataataatattaatgatgatgatgatgatgaagagCCAAGTGTATATTCTgtagataaaaaattgatggatgaaatttattttaaattttctacaTGGTTAAGCGGTCATACAACAGATAAATCTTTATTACAATCATTACAACAATATACATCAAATCGACAAACAAATACAAAAGATGATATAAGTAAATTACGTAAAGCTGCAACTGCACCATTTGCATTTTGTGGTAAAGTTGTTAATAATCTTCGTGATGTtgtttatcaatttaaatgCCAAAATAAAGATTCTAATTTTGGTGCACTTAGtattatgtttttttcaCTTCTTGCATTAGGTATTGGAAGAACAATGCCTTGGTGTCTTGGTATTCCACTTATTGATGATAATGTAAAAAGGAAATCAATGCCAGTTTATTTTGCTGGAATTTCATTTATTAGAATTTTAGGACCTATATGTGGTTTTTTAATTGGTAGTGCATGCAATAgaatttattatacatttacTTCACCACCACCAGGATTAACAGCAAAAGATCCAACATGGATTGGAGCATGGTGGCTtggttttttaataattggtATTGTAGCAATTTTTCCctctttaattttatttttctttccaAATGGTAAAAATTCTACTTTTACTGAAGTTGCAGAGACAGATGAGGAAGTAAATGTTAAACAAAAGAAACCAAGAGAATTAACTTTGTTTGATAAACATAAAGTTGAAAAAACAATTTCACATGATGATAAAACAACAACTGAAAGAATAAAAGACTTTTTAGGATCATATAAAGAAGTTTTAAATTCTAAAGTTTACTTGGGTTCTGTTGCTGGAAGAGTTTGTGATATTCTTGCTTTTAAAGGATATATGGTATTTTTACctaaatatttagaaaatcaTTATGGAATTCCACAATACCAAGTTCATCAGTATATGGCAGCTTTTGGTGTATTCGGGTTTg caTTAGGGACTATAACTGGTGGATTTATaacaagaaaatttaaattaacagGTCGTCAAGCTGCAATAATGGTATTTGTAATATCAATTATAAACtgttcattattttttggaAAAGCATTTTTGGGATGTCATTCTGTTGTTAATTCAGTTGGTAGAAATGGAATGGtaacaaattttaactaTACAAAAAGTTGTAATGCTGATTGTGGTTGTGAATCTGCAACAATTTTTCCTGTTTGTGATTCAAATGGAAATGCTTTTTATTCTCCTTGTCATGCTGGATGCAGGTACGTAAATGTAATTGATCAAAAGACTTATCAACTTGAATTTACACAATGTGAATGTGCTCAAAATGATgttgttaaaaaagaatattgtAAGGATGATTGTAAAAGTAtggtaatattattttttgcaaCTGTTATTGCTGGTGCTTATGTTGCTGGATCTGGTGTAGTACCAGGAATGTTATTGTTGTTAAGATCTGTTCCACCGGCAACACGAAGTATTTCATTAGGACTACAAGGTTTTCTTGTTTCTTTAATTGGAACATTACCATCACCTATATTATGGGGAATGATAATTGATAGTACATGTTTAGTTTGGGAGAAGACATGTAATAATGAATCAAAAGGGTCTTGTACTATTTATAATCCAGATCAATTAAGATGGAGAATgcatattttatattgtattattagGATAATCTCGATGACAACAGATTTATATGTAATTTATCATGCAGGAGATATGTCAATTATGGATGAAGAAAAGAGTAAAGATGATAAAAGttatgatgatgatgaaaaaCAAATTCATGAAATGAAAGATATGacattaaatattcttcCACAACAACCTTTAGCAgaatga
- a CDS encoding Sulphate anion transporter family and Proteinase inhibitor I2, Kunitz metazoa domain and STAS domain and Cysteine-rich repeat and Sulphate transporter domain and Lustrin, cysteine-rich repeated domain-containing protein yields MSEKIDDNEISNKSVIYSITRNALTQKEFDETFKYTDDDNKSFKKKVKNFVLKILKKNYFSNECFMNWIPIIRWIKDYNIKWISNDIFAGITVAIMNVPQSMAYAQLARLPPVIGLYTSFLPTLIYSIFGTSKHISLGMFAVVALMVGTAQQNYYVSNNLSSENISQITSGELNPTSLNLLTPIEITVTITFLCGLSMLIMSIFQLHILTTFLSDELVGGFTTGAACHVFLSQFPKLFDIHVKSYSGLFKLFKITVNFFSNISEINFAALITSVICLIVLYVGKEYINPYIKKKISFPIPFELFVVIFTTLISYFIEFNKKYHVNIVSKIPTGFPSPSPPSFWAFSSLIVDSMTIAIVIYAITFSCGKIFAKKHNYRIDAKQELRTLAIVEIMASFFSCHPASGSLSRSTINSQMGCNSQLSSIISASGILLVILWIGPLLEPLPLCVLSCIIVIALQTMLKQFTEVPNLFRKSIVDFSIWIVTFLSVFVWDVSQGLLIGIAFALFTVIFRIQWPKTVLVAKIGNTDIYKDVSRYKSSNEIPNILIYRFDAPLIFLNCENFKKKITNLLNNTYYMKDNDVEINNSTNGKNKKYLIVDCTGITSIDYMGVKYLEELYFELKKLEINLLLAGCKFPLRQMFEICEVYTIISKDYFFPSIHDAVLKVIYKNVQYIPRSQVQYRTINCNRNCNNNNNQNRFKVIQKPTTNIKVMPNNIKIPTNIKTFTQAPNIELVTPVSTQKPYSNLSTRMTAATQQPYSPPKIEQFLFSTKTPLIQSTFISNVTLISSTESTLTTISNIKISPTTTPITVSSTTISPTTTSPTTTFTTMSSPITTFSTKKPSTTASNMVILTTTTEKDVSTTLKTTSSINFVTPITITSSNVSTTNSIKNNFETTEKSSTLIKEDLKATTTYYRRPNKKLTTKQNISSISEISKIVEPIEERITESIIESSTKIPLSKETTINIIKNKTITSEEPIIELTTSYTSSKINPCPNGEPYGWSENSKFSTCSYLLPENGGCPDNYYCHTGATFSTTTCCPLLEEEINICNLPRTTGEGENFLPRWYYDTLSHSCKRFIFKGLRGNGNNFMNQYDCEVTCIVPNTQKPIDIINPCSYGEPGILNNDTLSRIQCTGPNDLRCPVNYYCHLGILPSESVCCPKLNEEICDQPLLIGEGNGILERFYFNKEKQECEKFIFNGLKSNENNFLSKNECERICKAWISPCPDSGDTKPPRKNCNSCTKDEWCHIGDTPSNTVCCPNPAKDICSEPLKIGNGNGNVTRWYAYEENNKCERKCKSFNYSGSGGSQNNFLTKEECESLCKKDCPNPCSSSELLLNSNGNPRQCNPSSPCPSGYWCHVGETQQSTVCCSSVSNVCELPLNIGIGESKLKRYYYNSLLKKCLPFNYKGMLGNQNMFLTEDDCKIICPVYENPCAIDSPLLTSSKRPKICSPSSRCPSTHFCHIGSNNTDNYCCRKNGNPCEQELEEGLGNFSLPRFYYDLLTRTCKPFIYLGGKGNANNFLNKNDCEIVCPVIINPCSIGNPLTDPNGDSVVCGGHDTCPSDYYCHIGSSPDTTNCCPIIEGNICKMPLQLGEGNEKLERWYYNSKLQKCIKFYYNGLQGNPNNFLTLNECTNTCQDSNPCLNGEPLISSLNERITCSSYNGIDTCPSSHFCHLGGSISDTVCCPRMTQDPCEQPLNDGEGNRMINRWYFDTGLNKCLPFIYAGLKGNENNFPSKKQCNSACPEYKYYCPHGLPILSSDNENLPLTCSIDKACPDGSICHMNIEFNIAICCEDPVYFCNEKRDHGPCDGNEIRYGYDSETDTCIEYEFGGCGGTLNNFLSLKRCTEVCCKNTK; encoded by the exons atgtcaGAAAAGATAGATGATAAtgaaatttcaaataaatctGTTATATATAGTATTACTAGAAATGCATTAACACAG AAAGAATTTGatgaaacttttaaatatacagatgatgataataaatcatttaaaaaaaaggtaaaaaattttgttttaaaaatactaaaaaagaattatttttcaaatgaaTGTTTTATGAATTGGATTCCGATTATTCGTTGGATTAaagattataatataaaatggaTAAGTAATGATATATTTGCTGGAATAACTGTTGCTATAATGAATGTACCACAATCAATGGCATATGCTCAACTTGCTAGATTACCTCCTGTTATTGGATTATATACATCATTTTTACCaacattaatatattctATATTTGGTACATCAAAACATATTTCTCTTGGAATGTTTGCTGTTGTAGCATTAATGGTTGGAACAGCacaacaaaattattatgttaGTAATAATCTTTCTTCTGAAAATATATCACAAATTACAAGTGGTGAATTAAATCCAACATCATTAAACTTATTAACACCTATAGAAATTACTGTAacaattacatttttatgtGGTCTATCAATGTTAATAATGTCAATTTTTCAACTTCATATATTAACAACATTTCTAAGTGATGAATTGGTGGGTGGATTTACAACTGGTGCTGCATGTCatgtttttttatcacaatttccaaaattatttgatatacaTGTTAAATCATATAGTGGATTATTcaaattattcaaaataactgtaaattttttttcaaatattagtGAGATAAATTTTGCTGCACTTATTACATCAGTAATATGCTTAATTGTATTATATGTTggaaaagaatatattaatccatatattaaaaaaaaaatatcatttccAATTCCATTTGAATTATTTGTGGTAATTTTTACAACATTAATTTCATATTTCAtagaatttaataaaaaatatcatgtAAATATTGTATCAAAAATTCCAACAGGATTTCCATCACCATCACCACCTTCATTTTGGGCTTTTTCATCATTAATAGTTGATTCTATGACTATTGCAATTGTTATATATGCTATAACATTTTCCTGTGGAAAAATTTTTGCTAAAAAACATAACTATAGGATAGATGCAAAACAAGAATTACGTACATTAGCAATAGTAGAAATTATGGCTTCATTTTTTAGTTGTCATCCTGCATCTGGATCATTATCAAGATCAACAATTAATAGTCAAATGGGATGTAATTCACAGTTAAGTTCAATAATTTCTGCTTCAGGAATTCTTTTGGTTATTTTATGGATAGGACCATTATTAGAACCATTGCCTTTATGTGTTTTATCATGTATTATTGTAATAGCATTACAAACAATGCTTAAACAATTTACAGAAGTTCCAAATCTTTTTAGAAAATCAATTGTAGATTTTTCTATTTGGattgtaacatttttatctGTTTTTGTATGGGATGTTTCACAGGGCCTTTTAATTGGAATAGCTTTTGCATTATTCACAGTTATATTTAGAATACAATGGCCAAAAACAGTTTTAGTAGCAAAAATTGGAAATAcagatatttataaagatgTTAGTCGTTATAAATCAAGCAATGAAATACCTAATATACTTATATATCGTTTTGATGCtcctttaatatttttaaattgtgaaaattttaaaaaaaaaattacaaatcttttaaataatacatattATATGAAAGACAATGATGTTGAAATTAACAATTCTACCAATggaaaaaataagaaatatttgattGTAGATTGTACAGGAATAACTTCGATTGATTATATGGGTGTAAAATATTTGGAAGAACtttattttgaattaaaaaaattagaaataaatttattacttgCTGGATGTAAATTTCCATTAAGACAAATGTTTGAAATATGTGAAGTTTATACAATAATAtcaaaagattatttttttccatcAATTCACGATGCTGTACT aaaagttatttataaaaatgttcaATATATTCCTAGAAGTCAAGTTCAGTATCGAACAATTAATTGTAATAGAAactgtaataataataataatcaaaatagATTTAAAGTTATACAAAAACCAAcaacaaatataaaagttatgccaaataatattaaaattccaacaaatattaaaacttttacacAAGCACCAAATATTGAACTTGTAACACCAGTATCAACACAAAAACCTTATAGCAATTTATCAACAAGAATGACTGCAGCAACTCAACAACCATACAGTCCACCAAAAATagaacaatttttattctcaACAAAAACACCTTTAATACAAAGTACATTTATATCAAATGTAACTTTAATTTCATCTACAGAATCAACATTAACTACTATatcaaatatcaaaattagTCCAACGACAACTCCTATAACAGTATCTAGTACAACAATATCTCCAACAACAACATCTCCAACAACAACATTTACAACAATGTCATCTCCAATAACAACATTTTCTACAAAAAAACCTTCTACAACAGCATCTAATATGGTAATATTAACAACAACAACAGAAAAAGATGTTTCTACAACATTAAAAACTACATCAtctataaattttgtaaCACCAATTACAATTACTTCATCAAATGTTTCAACAActaattcaataaaaaataattttgaaactACTGAAAAATCTTcaacattaataaaagaagatTTAAAAGCTACAACTACATATTATAGGCGtccaaataaaaaattaactacaaaacaaaatatttcttcaatATCAGAGATATCGAAAATAGTTGAACCTATTGAAGAAAGAATTACTGAATCAATTATTGAATCATCAACAAAAATACCATTATCAAAAGAaacaacaataaatattattaaaaataaaacaattacaTCTGAAGAACCAATAATTGAATTAACAACATCATATACatcatcaaaaattaatcCATGTCCTAATGGAGAACCATATGGATGGTCAGAAAATTCTAAATTTTCAACCTGTAGTTATCTTTTACCAGAAAATGGTGGATGTCCagataattattattgtcATACTGGAGCTACCTTTTCTACAACAACATGTTGTCCATTATTAgaagaagaaataaatatttgtaatttaCCTAGAACAACTGGTGAAggtgaaaattttttaccacGTTGGTATTATGATACACTTTCACATTCATGTAAacgatttatttttaaaggtCTTCGTGGAAAtggtaataattttatgaatcAATATGATTGTGAAGTTACTTGTATTGTTCCTAATACACAAAAACcaattgatattattaatcCATGTTCATATGGTGAACCtggaatattaaataatgatacatTATCAAGAATACAATGTACAGGACCAAATGATTTAAGGTGTCCtgttaattattattgtcATCTTGGAATTTTACCATCAGAATCTGTATGTTGTCcaaaattaaatgaagaaATATGTGATCAACCATTATTAATTGGAGAAGGAAATGGTATTTTGGAacgtttttattttaataaagaaaaacaagaatgtgaaaaatttatatttaatggtttaaaatcaaatgaaaataattttctaagTAAAAATGAATGTGAAAGAATATGTAAAg caTGGATATCACCTTGTCCTGATTCAGGTGACACAAAACCACCAcgtaaaaattgtaattcaTGTACTAAAGATGAATGGTGTCATATAGGAGATACACCATCAAATACTGTTTGTTGTCCAAATCCAGCTAAAGATATTTGTTCAGAACCATTAAAAATTGGTAATGGTAATGGTAATGTTACAAGATGGTATGCttatgaagaaaataataaatgtgaaagaaaatgtaaatcatttaattattCTGGATCTGGTGGatcacaaaataattttttaacaaaagaaGAATGTGAATCTTTATGTAAAAAAGATTGCCCAAATCCATGTTCATCAAGTGAGTTATTACTTAATTCAAATGGAAATCCTAGACAATGTAATCCATCATCTCCATGTCCATCAGGTTATTGGTGTCATGTTGGAGAAACTCAACAATCAACGGTTTGTTGTTCTAGTGTATCTAATGTATGTGAATTACCTCTTAATATTGGTATTGGTGAAAGTAAATTAAAAcgttattattataactcattattaaaaaaatgtttaccatttaattataaaggAATGTTAGGAAATCAAAATATGTTTCTTACAGAAGATgattgtaaaattatatgtcCTGTATATGAAAATCCATGTGCTATTGATTCACCATTACTAACATCTTCTAAAAGACCAAAAATTTGTTCACCATCATCTAGATGCCCATCAACACATTTTTGTCATATTGGTTCAAATAATACTGATAATTATTGTTGTAGAAAAAATGGAAATCCATGTGAACAAGAATTAGAAGAAGGATTAGGAAATTTTTCATTACCAAGATTTTATTATGATTTATTAACAAGAACATGTAAACCATTTATTTATCTTGGAGGAAAAGGTAAtgctaataattttttaaataaaaatgattgtgAAATTGTATGTCCTGTAATAATTAATCCATGTAGTATTGGTAATCCTCTTACTGATCCAAATGGTGATTCAGTTGTTTGTGGAGGCCATGATACATGTCCATCTGATTATTATTGTCATATTGGAAGTTCACCTGATACAACAAATTGTTGTCCTATAATTGAAggaaatatttgtaaaatgcCATTACAGTTAGGTGAAGgtaatgaaaaattagaaagatggtattataattcaaaattacaaaaatgtattaaattttattataatggaTTACAAGGTAAtccaaataattttttaacattaaatgaaTGTACTAATACATGTCAAGATTCAAATCCATGTTTGAATGGTGAACCATTAATTTCATCATTAAATGAAAGAATTACATGTTCATCATATAATGGAATTGATACATGTCCATCTTCTCATTTTTGTCATCTTGGAGGAAGTATATCTGATACAGTTTGTTGTCCACGTATGACACAAGATCCCTGTGAACAACCATTAAATGATGGAGAAGGTAATCGAATGATAAATAGATGGTATTTTGATACAGGATTAAATAAATGTCTTCCATTTATTTATGCTGGTTTAAAAggaaatgaaaataattttcccTCTAAAAAACAATGTAATTCTGCATGTCcagaatataaatattattgtccACATGGTCTTCCAATATTATCAAGTGATAATGAAAATCTTCCATTAACATGTTCTATAGATAAAGCTTGCCCAGATGGAAGTATATGTCATATGAATATTGAATTTAATATTGCTATATGTTGTGAAGATCCtgtatatttttgtaatgaaAAAAGAGATCATGGACCATGTGATGGAAATGAAATTCGTTATGGATATGACTCTGAAACTGATACATGTATAGAGTATGAATTTGGTGGATGTGGTGGgacattaaataattttctttctcTTAAACGTTGTACAGAAGTTTGTTGTAAAAACacaaaataa